A segment of the Elaeis guineensis isolate ETL-2024a chromosome 6, EG11, whole genome shotgun sequence genome:
GATGACATGCATGATTAGATAGAGATAGATGGTTCCGGCCTTTTTACTTGTGGTGAGAGTACTCATAGATGCCTACAAGGCTATATCCCTTTTCTTGCTGGAGTACGCATTGGCATGGTACCCTTGGAGTTGAAGAGTCAGTGGATTCCCTCGGATGTACTTATATCCCTCCATTTTTGCACATAAATTTTagccaaataatattttttataagtatCACTAATCCAAAATATGGTCTAATAAAAATAAAGGAGACAAGCAAAATACGATAGTCTAAAGCCAACTTCTCTAAGGATAAATTTGATTAGAAGAAATTACattcactataaaaaaattaatttttagtgatgaTCAAAATCATCACTAAAAGtttcaaatattattattaaatctATTTGTGACAATCAATAGTGACTACCACATTGATCACTAAAAATTCTATCACTAAAATAAATAGTGATCCACAATGCGGCCGTTACTAAAAGATCTCTTTAGCGGTGGCTGGATCCCAGTCACTAAAAGATCAAACTTTAGTGGCAAATTAAAGTGGCTGCCATATGATAAAAGAACTTTATAGTGACGGCCATGCTATGGTCATAAAAGGGTACTTTTTGTGGCTTTCATAAATGATCACATTAAAAGTCATATTATTAGTGGCAGCCAAGTAATAGTTACTAAAGTGTGATGTTTTAATGACAACTATGTTTTGATTACTAAAAGACTATAACTTTTGCAACGATCAGTAGTGGCTGTCACTGAAGTAGTTTTATGGCTTTCATAAGTAATCGccactaaaaattatattattagtgATAGCTAAGTAATGGTCgctaaagaataatattttaatgacgatcatattttgatCACTAAAAGATTATATTTTTGGAACGGTTGTAAGTGGTCACTACTAAAAGAGCTTTAGTGGCAGCCTCCTACTATTACTGAAAAAACTATATATAATGACAATCAATGATAGTCGTCACTAATATATCTTTAGAGACAGTCTAATATGATCACTAAAAATCATATATTCTATAATAAAGTGACTGCCACTAATAGTATTCTTAGGTGGCAAGAGCtgcaaatttatataataatataaataaaaaaataataatttatttttatatttaaagccTTCAAATTTATCTCACATAAAGATAATAAGAATTTTATTCTCACTCCAATAATATttcaatatcataaaaataaaaaatttaaaaacatcTATAAGACAACCATAACAAAATATCCATACATCTTATAACAATTGTTAAAACCTATACATCATTTGCTAAATTTTCAAGTTTGCTGAGACAGTAGACAACAGCCAAATATACTTGTTAAAactttataatttctatttttcgaATCCATACCACTCAATGATCTTGTCCTTCATCTAactatttttctatttcaaaaGTACATtggatgataaaaaatattatataactgAAAGCAAAAGATAAAAAGTAACATGCATGGTGTActacacaaaaaaaattaaaacaaactAAAATATGTTTTTTACAATCTTTTGATTATATAAGTAATATTTTGATCttatttttctatatatataGAAGTTTAATTAgctatatataaaaaaagaagtAGAAAGGTAAAACTTACCATATTAGAAGTTCCTCGAGATATCTTGCTACTCCTCATGTCCTCCATAAAAGCTGTAAACTTCAACCtatcctcttcattttttttcttttcctcttcaaTCGTCTTCTTCAATTGTCTTATTTCATCTTTCATTTCCTCATTATGCTAGTTTAATTCTTTCAATTCATTGATAAGTTTTGCATGAGTTAGAGCTTTTCTTTCAATCCACTACTTTGAGTCTTTCTTTCCTTCCATAGTCCTTAGTGTGAAACCTAAAACCATTAATTACACATGCTTTATAACACATCACTTACTGGATAGGACCACGAGCGAGTGACAATAAGTGTCTATTCACTTCTCCACTCTTAGAATTGTACAATTGTGTCACCTATTcaatcccaaaaaaataaaaatatattcaagTCAATAATCAATTAATAGAAATAAatatataagtataaatattcatAATACTTACTTGACTTTCGAACCAATTTGAAAAATCTCTATCATAAACATTGTCCACCTCCTTTGCATGTGCATTTATCAAACTATTGACAACTAATTATTTGTGTTCTctacttcaaaaaaaatcaagaagataagaaagaaaATTAATTACTAACATTATTTAaactataaattaaattaataaaatgatTGTACTTATTCGATGAATGGATAAATTTCATTACAACTTTTCAAAACATAAAGATGAGCTTGTAGACATTCTTCTCTAGTGAGTTCATATGGGGTCTCCTTTCCTAAAGTATGACCAACTTTTTTAAATATGGATAATCCTTTGCTTAATTCCTTCATACAACAATCattatttctttctacttgatttAATGCACTTTCAACCCCTTGTAGATAGTTTGTACAAAAAGTCAAACATTCTTCTGTAAGATATCCTTCTACAATTGAACCCTTTAGATGATTTTTATTTCGAACATAACATTTTAATGTCCGTAAATACCTGTAATATATATAACTTGGAGTAAATAAATAAGGTAATACCAATTAGTATTGTTGCTGCCAATCTCTAACGAGATGGTCAGCAGTGAGCCAAGTTGCAGCGCTTGAGTTTCAGTAGGAAATCTACAAAATAAAGTTTACTTATCGAAAATTGTCCGACGGAAGATCCTTCGCTGCTTAAGTCAACCAGAAAAAGAGAATAGTAGTGAGTCAAAAACGAGAGCCAAAAACttgtgatcaaaaaatttaattagtctctTTTTGCTTACCGCTTTATATTGGATGAAAGAAGCCATTACTATGCAACCCTCATTCCTGAATATCTGAAACGTGGAGATTATGGTATTTATTAGATGATTACCTCATTAATTGCCATCAAGATCGAGTAATGGATAGTTCATGGGCGACTATTATGCCTCACGATCGCGAGTGATTAATGCTCGTGCCAGATAACTGTCGTTTGATCCATAGATTTGTGGGATCAAAATAGTCAGTCGAATGCCGAGGAAGTCGTCGGTTAGACATCGATTGAATGTTGAACGTTGTCGGTCAAATGTCGATCGTGTGCCAAACAAAGTAGGTCAAACGTCAACTTGGTCTCATTCCGTTGATCTAAGTCAGCCCAATCATTATGTTGCACACTTACTCGTGAAGTTGACGTCGTATTTTGAGAGCTGTGCAAAGTATGATCCAACAGTTAATGTCatgaaaaaagatcaatcattcttccgTGCAAAGGATATAATTCAAACTCTATTAAAAGTAAAAAGAGAAATCAAATCTGAATTGTGCAAGAGCATACCTCACCATCATAAATAGAAGCTGCATATCTTGATTCGTAAATcatcgatgaaagaaaaaaaaaattacgccaTACTTTTGTAATTTAGaagtcttaaaatttttcatcatttggtACTCACTTTGTGATAGTTGTCACTCAAAAACTATCATTTAGCCATCATATTTTTCCACCACTAAGAGTGCTATTATTTTAGACTGCTATTTATGGCTGCTATTAAAAAGTCAATATTTAATGACCAATCATTCATAGATGCCACTAAAGTTTCTCTTTCATGGCGACCTTTTTATGGTTGCcacaaatatttgattttttatgagagcCTACTACAGCCGCCACTAAAAGGATCGTTTAGTGGTCACCATTCTTTGATTGccactaataatgtatcatttagtGTCTACTATTTTAGCATTGTTACTAAAAATATCATCTTTTGTGGGGATCACTAATGGCTGCCACTGAAGAAAATCATTAGTGATGACTATGTAGTGGCCGCTTTTAAATGTTAAAGTCTTTGTAAGGGCTAATATTGGCCGCTACTAAATATCAGCatttagtgataaatttttttgtggCCACCACAAAAATGATCCTTTTAGTATCCACATACTACTGCCGCCACTAATGTTATAACTTTTTATGTGGATCATGGTTGATCgccataaaaatattatatttagtggcCATGTGGTATTGACCATCACTAAATATAGAACTTTATGTGACAATCAGTTTTTGTTACTACTAAATATCTTTATTTGATGATCAATATTTTTTGGTCACCACTAAAAGATTCTTTATAAGGCAGCCGCTCCCAATTGTCTTTAGAAATACTATGCAGTGACTATATTTTTTTGACCGCCACTAAATATGGTCACTAAAATTCATTTTTGTTATGGTGATTATAGAATGAAAATACAATTGAGCGACTTCTATTCTAGCTATTTGGTTGGAAAGTCCTATTTTCATTTTGATTCTAAGAAAGAATGATGAAATTGCCCTAATTTTTTAAAGTCCAATCCCTACTTTTCTTTAATATTCAAATTTCATTCTCATTCTAGTTTTGATTTTGATAGCAAACCAACAATATTAATCCAAAaaattcttttagaaaaaaattattagacaacgtgcccttatttttttaagtatttgaatATTTCTGTGGGTGCACCAAGGTGTACAACATGAGCATCTATTACTAATAGGTGTGTACGAACTAAAATAAGTTTGTGCATTCATTTGATAGCACCCTGTTTTCACTCGGGGGAGAAAGAAAGCTTTTGCATAATGAatgtatttttcaaaaaaaatttcaattttatCTCCTTATAAGAAAAAGCAAGACAAATAGTTATATAAATGGTATGGTTCGATCAGTTTCCTTTTAAACTTAAAAGACTTAGTTTGTGAGAAAGCAATATAGATGACTGCTAAGATTTTcctatcaaaaagaaaaataaagaaagaacaaagcttTTGATCAGGCATAATATAGCTTAACCATGGCTTGAGTCCAAGACCTACCTCATTTGTCTGTCCTGTCTCGTATTTTATTCAAGATCTCATCTATCAAGTCATATAAACACTTAaaacatatatatagatgtaATTAAAGCGATCTATATTTCTTTTCTGGTGCATTTGATGCATCAAGTACTGGTTatgcttcaatcaaatatcatcgCCATTGGGCTAAGCATTTGATCAACAAATCTCTATAATTATAATACAAGTATTTGCAAGTAAAACTCAATCTCTAAATGACCTTCTCTTAAGGATTTTTTAACTGTTCTTCTAGTCCCTTGAAGCCATCAATCTATGtgattttccttttctttccttttctttttttttttgtaaaaatgttTTGAAATACCCATTATACAAAGGCTTCATCAAGTTTAGAACAGTTGCTTTGGCAACTTGGTGATCAACCAATTCTCTTATTTGATCATAAACCTCACAGGTCTTTTTTTGCTAGATGATAAGGGTTTATTTGATTAGGGGTAATCTGACATCATAATTTAGATTATTATATTCGGtatgaaaaatgaaagagagagatGGTAAAATGATTGGTGGGCTCTATATTTATTTTCtgaaagaagaagataaaataaatatcataaaaaattagtatTTGATAAATTCTTGATCAATAATCCAtacttaataaaaatatcttcaataaaactGCATATGCAACTATTGAATTTGTTCTAATgtcttttcaaatttatttaataaaaaatttttgtaaaaaaattaagatgaagatAACATTATATAAAGAATTATGTGATTATAATCATTATACAAAAACTAATTGAAGACGACAATGCtatcttaatattaaaaaattattttatattgaagaatatatttataaatttgattatattcCTATATAGATTTATCTTCAattaaatatagtaatattttttttagtattattttttaaaataaatttttcagtattaaatataataaaaattatttttttataattattttttaaataaataaattttaaaaattattaaattatcttataatctgaTATATTTCAATTAAACGGATCCTAAGCGATTAATTTGCGTACATATAACGAGTTCCTTTCTCCACAACCCACATGTGGATCTCTAACAGGCAAAAAATAGTAACCATCAAACGAAACGATTTCCTGGTCTCGGCGACTGTGGGCCAACACGAGCAGACACCTCGTAGCTCGTTCCATCTTTGACCAAACGTCTACTTCATCTACGGACCCGCCTTGTGCCCCTACCACTGTCGTTTTGCCCAAGAGCTTCAAATCGCAAGGATACCCTCGTTGATCTCACAAGATATCACATCAACCAATCACGACGTCTCGTGGGAAACCGGCATTATAATAATAATCGGATGGTCCAGATATCATCTCTTCCAGTGCACTAGCCTGCCTTAAAAGAAGACAATTCCACGCACGGCAATCGACGACCACGTGGCTTGTCCACGAGCAATTCCCTCTGTAACGGCTACTTCATGAACCACCTTCCTATGTAAGTGAACCCGACACATGTCGATCGATGGAAGCATGGAGCTGGGACCAGGAAAGATCCATCACGTAGACGGTGGATCTCGGAAATTGGAGCACCGAAATGTAAACATGCGAGGGTACACGATAATATCACGTACCCTGTCAAAACGATCCATCACGTGAACGATGGATTTTGGGAATTGATGCACCGAAATATAAATATGCGTCGATATATGGTAAATACCACGTACCGTATTGAAACGATCCATCCGTTCGTACGGCTGGAATTTATTCCATCTAATTTATGAAAACGCCCCTCATAACTGAACGGCAACCGTTTCGAGAATAAGATAATGAGGGATGGTTTCGTCATATATAATTAAGGACCGATTCCGTAATGATGAGTCCTAATGGTTTTGTCATCACTGGCTTTTGGTGGATTACCAACTCCATCCCATCCGTCCGATTTGTGGTCCCACGGGAGAACAGGGCACGACAGCGTGCCACGTGACCCGAAGCAGGGAGGGGAGGGAGTCGACCAAGGGCGGCTGGCGTCACGTGAGCCGCCGCGTGTTCCGGATAAGGCTGGGAGGGATCGGAGCTGTTGGATAGGGATATGGCGAAATGGATGGATAGATGGGATGGGGTGGGGAGGAGGAATCGTTGGGGTGGGGGTCTGGAGGAGCGGTCAGCGTCCACTGTACAGTATTGtagagaaaaaaaaacaaaaggaaaaaataatTGGGGAGGGAACATGACAAGGAAAGTACCGTTAGAAATAGACGAAAgatatcaaatcaaatttaaacagAGTAGGATTAGATTATTTAGCATGAAGACAACTACCGATTTACCATTGTGATGGGTAACAATGGAGGTAGGGTGAAACAGTGTTAGATTGAGCTGACCATTGCTGGTACATTGGCTTGCTAAGGATTGGAAGTAATGTGTActgaagctctctctctctctctctcctttctttttttttttttttgtttttttggtatcagagctctgGTGTTTTCATTAAAGAGAAAATGGGCCAAGTTGTTGTAGATGGCTAGTGGCCTACATGACATACAGTTGTTGGCACATTTTTATCAGTACTGAAATTAATGGTCACATGGTACAAGTTGGCTGATGCTATTCCATGCCCATTGAGTTATTTTACTTGCACTATTAGAACTGCATTTGATGACAAGAGAAGGATATCTAACACAATGTATGTAACTTAATTTGCATAAATCTCCATAGATCTACTTATTTATAGGTGAAAGTTTTGAAAAGATCTGGTGTCTGAGCATACGATATATTGTCACATTTTATGTGACAATTTTCATGGAATAGTTGCTATGAATATGAAATTAGCTAGACTCGTGAAAGTCTTGTAGGTCTCCAATTTTATCATATTGATGGAGCACATCAAACTATTGCATTGGAAATAATACTATATTTATTTGACAACATCACAATCAATGTCGAACAAATAAgaatgaactattcaaaatatctACATGTGGGGCTTCCACTTGGATTAAGTGTTTTACTCTTAGATGCAAATTATTAGGTGTTACTTCTATTTCCTTTTTTCAGGGTTATATATCTTTTATTATGATCATGACATTATTCATTACACCATGTGAAAATTAGATATGAAGGTAACAACCATATTGATGAGGATAGTAGccagtaatttttattttttgtacgcGTGTTCAAGATGAAGTGCCCAACAATCAGTTCTATGACAAAAAACAAGTATAGATGACATATGATAGAAACATAATCATAATCTACTATGTGCTGGCAAGATACACATGTGTCTTTATGAATCAAGTTGCCCTTTCTAATGGAAAGGGTTAGTTTTGCTTGTTTTACATTCCTCATACTTAAATTGCCATATAATCGGCACAAGTTTTGCAACTACCATTTGAGTATCCAAAGCCTTAGTGTCCCTCCTTTAGAAAGAAGGTGGGATGCCACTAAGGTTCAAACCAAGAACTTACTCCATATAACTATTTCACTAAGGCTAGTTAGCCAAAATTTTAGTCATTTAAGTAAGTTATTAAATCATTTTGTAATGACATCTAAGGCGTATTTTAAAAAGACAAATATAATCGAACAAACTAGTCATGTCGGACAATCCATTAATTCATGGTGCCGCCTCTTGCAAGGTATGCTAATCATCAGGTGTGACTCCAGGCTCTTGGCTATCATTATTCTCATTCAATCACCATCAACCACTGACTATAAACAACAGGACCACCTAATGGTTAGCAGCAAGAGCAGATAATTATAATGCATTCAAGAACTTTGGTGACAATTATTAGCAGAAAAAGTAGTTAAGGATTTTTCATAATTGGGGTGTTTATACCATCACCAATCATCCACACCATGTGAATTTGCACCCAGCTATAAACCTAAATTTGCTCCAATCAAGACATTTGTCCCCTTAAATTAAGGAAGACAACAATTAACCTGTAAGTGATGTTCCCTTTTGATTCTGCAGGGCCAGCAAATGAAAATGATGCTGCTTCCCTGATTGCACGAACACTGACAGCATTGTGCCTCCGCTGGAagtgtaattttaccaaaattccAAGGGCAGGTAATATACCGGTTCTCAGAGCCACGTAAGCTTCCACGTGGTTTTCTGTTATTTGTACGTATGATGCTTATTTATCGGAGAACCGGCACACCGCACCGCACCTGACCGCTCCATTTCCACCACCTCCGCCTCCTAATCTAATGGTCTAGTGGAACCTTAGTAGGGATTCCCACCAAAATCCTCGTCGCCGATCGAGAAATCGGCCGGCTCCCCCCGGACTCCGTCCCATCTCCTCATCTTGATGATCACCGATGATGGCATCCGCCTGCGTCAACGATGTCGGAACAACGCCGGAGGCGTTCCTCGACTGCCCCCCGGCCTGCCCCTCCTACGGCTGGCTCAGCCCTAGGATCTCCTTCAGCCGCGAGGTCGCCGACGACAGCCCCCCAGCGTCCACCGCCGAGAAACCCGAGGCGGAGAAGCCGGATCTGGATGCCGCCGGCAAGGATCTCGCCGACTTCGAGTTCCGACTCGACGATCCCGTCGCGATGCTCCCCGCCGATGAGCTCTTTTCAGACGGGAAGCTTGTACCGCTCCAGCTGGCGACGGCGCGGACCGTGGCGGAGCTGCCGGCTGCGGCTGAGCACGGGATCCGCTCGCCGGAGGTGGCCGCAGCGCCGCGGAGGGTGGCGGATGTTCTCGGAGCGGATGCCTTCGTCGCGGAGTCTCCCAAGGCGCCGCGGTGCTCCAGCCGGTGGCGGGAGCTTCTCGGCCTCAAGAGGCAGCAGAGCTCCAAGCCAGAAACCCAGAAGGCGGTGTCCGCCCCTTCCAAGAGCCCTAACACCAGATCTCTCCGGCATTTCCTTCACCGTAACTCTAAGCACAAAGCCTCCTCCACCGACTCATCTCTGAGCCTTCCTCTCCTCCGCGACTCCTCCGACGCCGAGTCGGTTTCCATCTCTTCCCGCCTATccctttcctcctcttcctcctccggcCCCGACCACGAGGACCTCCCCCGTCTTTCCCTAGACACCGACAAGCCCTCCCGGATCCCGCTCTCCCTCGGCCGGAACCCACCCCGGGTGCGGGTCTCCCGGACGAGAACCACCCTTCCGGACGGGCATCAGTCATCGAGGGTGGGCCGGAGCCCGGTCCGCCGGCCTGCTGAGGCGGCAGCGTCCTCGCGGGGGGCATCGGTGGACAGCCCAAGGATGAACGCTTCGGGGAAGGTGGTGTTCCAGGGGCTGGAGCGGAGCTCGAGCAGCCCGAGCAGCTTCAATGGCGGCCCGAGGACCAAGTACCGTGGCATGGAGCGCTCCTACTCGGCCAACGTAAGGATCGCTCCGGTCCTCAACGTCCCTGTCTGCTCCCTTCGCGGATCTTCCAAGTCCGTCACGGTGTTCGGCTTCGGTCAGCTTTTCTCTCCACAGAAGAAGGAGGAAGCATCCATGGCGAGAAGCGGCAGCAATGGAAGCAGAGCCAAGATCGAGAGGGGGAAAGCTTGAACGAAATCTAGGTACCCGAACCTTAACAAGAAAAAACTCGATTAACTGTTCTTTAATTCTCTTTGCTTTGGTTTCTACATCTCTCTTTTCAAAAAAATTCTGGTGGGGTTTCTTTGCTTACGGATCTACGTGTATAAAATgtgtgttgttttttttttttttttaaattttttgcatgaattttATCCGGGAGTTTGATCGATTTGATTGCAAAAATCGCGGTGGTTTGTGTTTCTAAGATGCGCCGGGTTAGCCGGTGCATGTTAGCGTGTGGGATGCTGCGTGGGCCGGAAGGACTCCGATGTGTTCGTTCGTCAGTTATTCGCTGTTGTCTTGGCGATGCCTCCGTTGATGTGCACGATAGCGCCAGCCACAGGTGTCCTCTTCCACTGACCACTGTACAACTGTTAGCATGTGATGGAGAGCACGTTACCTTCGGGTCTCCTTCTCGCTAAAATGCGCCGGCGGGTCCTCCCTATCCTTTTGTCGTTTTTTTGTTATAGAGCCCCAACAAAGTCTCCCGGTTTCTCTCTCAATATGCCATGCTAATAGATTATTATTTACAATGATGTCCGTGCTCTTGCTCTTGGATTTAAGTAGAGGTGTTAATATATCGTAAATATATCGAATCAAATCAAATACCAACTCAAAGATGGTGGTGGGAGCAACGGAACTGAGTCAAGTGGACGtgcttcttttattattttttctcttaaataatttaaataactacTGCAGTTGCAGGAGGGATCAGGCTTTTCTGAAAGCCTGCTGCTATTTTAGGTAGCAGGATTCCTTTCTACTGTTCTaacttttgtttttgtttttgttttggcgTCTTCTGAGCTGAGACTAGGTGGgaattgtgattttttttttctttttcattttttgtttGACAATGATGCTTGGAGTACCCCAGGGAGAAAAGGAACGAAGGAGAGGGAGGTATTTACATGGGCATTTGGTTGGGAATTGggatcaaaattaattgaaattatcATGTACTCTGATGAAATTAAAATCGAAATAATCGATGGAATGTGGAGGATGTAAGGTATTTCCTCCA
Coding sequences within it:
- the LOC105032027 gene encoding uncharacterized protein; the encoded protein is MMASACVNDVGTTPEAFLDCPPACPSYGWLSPRISFSREVADDSPPASTAEKPEAEKPDLDAAGKDLADFEFRLDDPVAMLPADELFSDGKLVPLQLATARTVAELPAAAEHGIRSPEVAAAPRRVADVLGADAFVAESPKAPRCSSRWRELLGLKRQQSSKPETQKAVSAPSKSPNTRSLRHFLHRNSKHKASSTDSSLSLPLLRDSSDAESVSISSRLSLSSSSSSGPDHEDLPRLSLDTDKPSRIPLSLGRNPPRVRVSRTRTTLPDGHQSSRVGRSPVRRPAEAAASSRGASVDSPRMNASGKVVFQGLERSSSSPSSFNGGPRTKYRGMERSYSANVRIAPVLNVPVCSLRGSSKSVTVFGFGQLFSPQKKEEASMARSGSNGSRAKIERGKA